In Lutra lutra chromosome 5, mLutLut1.2, whole genome shotgun sequence, a single genomic region encodes these proteins:
- the SNX18 gene encoding sorting nexin-18, with translation MALRARALYDFRSENPGEISLREHEVLSLCSEQDIEGWLEGVNSRGDRGLFPASYVQVIRAPEPGPAGDGGPGAPARYANVPPGGFDPLPAAPPASFKPPPDAFQPLLQPQQAPPPSTFQPPAAGYPYGGGALQPSPQQLYGGGYQASQGSDDDWDDEWDDSSTVADEPGALGSGAYPDLDGSSSAGGAASRYRLSTRSDLSLGSRGGSAPPQHHPSGAKSSATVSRNLNRFSTFVKSGGEAFVLGEASGFVKDGDKLCVVLGPYGPEWQENPYPFQCTIDDPTKQTKFKGMKSYISYKLVPTHTQVPVHRRYKHFDWLYARLAEKFPVISVPHLPEKQATGRFEEDFISKRRKGLIWWMNHMASHPVLAQCDVFQHFLTCPSSTDEKAWKQGKRKAEKDEMVGANFFLTLSTPPAAALDLQEVESKIDGFKCFTKKMDDSALQLNHTANEFARKQVTGFKKEYQKVGQSFRGLSQAFELDQQAFSVGLNQAIAFTGDAYDAIGELFAEQPRQDLDPVMDLLALYQGHLANFPDIIHVQKGALTKVKESRRHVEEGKMELQKADGIQDRCNTISFATLAEIHHFHQIRVRDFKSQMQHFLQQQIIFFQKVTQKLEEALHKYDSV, from the exons ATGGCGCTGCGCGCCCGGGCGCTGTACGACTTTAGGTCGGAGAACCCGGGTGAGATTTCGCTGCGGGAGCACGAGGTGCTGAGCCTGTGCAGCGAACAGGACATCGAGGGCTGGCTCGAGGGGGTCAACAGCCGCGGCGACCGTGGCCTCTTCCCAGCCTCGTACGTGCAGGTGATCCGCGCCCCGGAGCCTGGCCCGGCGGGCGACGGCGGCCCGGGAGCCCCGGCTCGCTACGCCAACGTCCCGCCTGGCGGCTTCGATCCCCTGCCCGCCGCGCCGCCCGCCTCCTTCAAGCCGCCGCCCGACGCCTTCCAGCCGCTGCTGCAACCGCAGCAGGCGCCGCCGCCGAGCACCTTCCAGCCGCCGGCCGCGGGCTACCCGTACGGCGGGGGCGCCCTGCAGCCGTCGCCTCAGCAGCTCTACGGCGGTGGCTACCAGGCCAGCCAGGGCAGCGACGATGACTGGGACGACGAGTGGGACGACAGCTCCACGGTGGCCGACGAGCCGGGCGCGCTGGGCAGTGGCGCGTACCCGGACCTAGACGGCTCATCGTCCGCGGGCGGCGCGGCCAGCCGCTACCGTCTGTCCACGCGCTCCGACCTGTCGCTGGGGTCCCGCGGCGGCTCGGCCCCCCCGCAGCACCATCCGTCGGGGGCCAAGAGCTCGGCCACTGTAAGCCGCAACCTCAACCGCTTCTCCACTTTCGTCAAGTCAGGCGGCGAGGCCTTCGTGCTGGGCGAAGCGTCTGGCTTCGTGAAGGATGGGGACAAGCTGTGTGTGGTGCTGGGGCCCTACGGTCCCGAATGGCAGGAGAACCCTTACCCCTTCCAGTGCACCATCGACGATCCCACCAAACAGACCAAGTTCAAGGGCATGAAGAGCTACATTTCCTACAAACTGGTCCCCACGCACACGCAGGTGCCGGTACACCGGCGCTACAAGCACTTCGACTGGCTATACGCGCGCCTGGCCGAGAAGTTCCCCGTCATCTCGGTGCCGCACCTGCCCGAGAAGCAGGCCACTGGCCGCTTCGAGGAGGACTTCATCTCCAAGCGCAGGAAGGGCCTGATCTGGTGGATGAACCACATGGCCAGCCACCCGGTGCTGGCGCAGTGCGACGTTTTCCAGCACTTTCTGACCTGTCCCAGCAGCACGGACGAGAAGGCCTGGAAACAGGGCAAGCGGAAGGCCGAGAAAGACGAGATGGTGGGCGCCAACTTCTTCCTGACTCTGAGCActccccccgccgccgccctcgACCTGCAGGAGGTGGAGAGCAAGATTGACGGCTTCAAGTGCTTCACCAAGAAGATGGACGACAGCGCGCTGCAGCTCAACCACACGGCCAACGAGTTCGCGCGCAAGCAGGTGACAGGCTTCAAGAAGGAGTATCAGAAGGTGGGCCAGTCCTTCCGCGGCCTCAGCCAGGCCTTCGAGCTGGACCAGCAGGCCTTCTCTGTCGGCCTGAACCAGGCCATCGCCTTCACCGGAGATGCCTACGACGCCATCGGCGAGCTCTTTGCCGAGCAGCCCAGGCAGGACCTGGACCCGGTCATGGACCTGTTAGCGCtgtatcaggggcacctggccaaCTTCCCCGACATCATTCACGTTCAGAAAG gAGCTCTTACCAAAGTAAAGGAGAGTAGGCGACACGTGGAAGAAGGGAAGATGGAGCTACAAAAGGCCGATGGCATTCAAGATCGCTGTAACACTATTTCCTTTGCCACTTTGGCTGAAATTCACCACTTCCATCAAATCCGAGTAAGAGACTTTAAATCACAGATGCAGCATTTCTTACAGCagcaaataatatttttccaaaaagtgaCACAGAAGTTGGAAGAAGCGCTTCACAAATATGATAGTGTTTAA